The Sphingobium sp. TKS DNA segment GGTGGAACGGTGCGCTCGCCGCCTTCGCCCTGCTGGTGCCGATCGCCGGGGGTTACGGCTACTACCTGGGTAACGGGGCCGGCGAGGCATCGGGCTATGCCCGCGCCCGTGATGAAACGGCTGCGGCGAGCTGGGCCAACACTACCAACGGCAAGCTCGCCCGCCGCATCGATCAGGCCAGCGAACAGACCATCCCCGCCATCGCCGCCTGCCCCAAGGATCACGGCTGGAAACGCCAGAAGCGCGACGGGGCCTACTGGTGCTTCGGCGCGAACCCCGACGCCAAGACCTACAGCGGGTGGCTGCTGCCATGAACCGGGATGACACCGCCCGCACCTGGCAGCTCGTCATGGTCGGGGACGGCCTGCACCGCATCACGGCCGACGCGCAAGCCGACATGGCCCGGCTGCTCGACCTCGATCCCGCCATCTCTCATCTGACCGTCGAGGTCGGTGACACGTCCGTCCACGTCGCCCGCGACTGGCCCAGCGACCGGATGGAGGAAGCCGATCGCCTGATCGACCGCATCGCCAGTTCGGGAGTGTCCGCGATCGTCGTCCATCCCCGACAGGATCATCCACCCCGCCGCCTGACGATCGGTGAATGATCGCACGCCGGCCTCGCTCCGAGTCCTCCTTCGCCAAGCCTGCGGCCGGTAGGCCGCTCCTGTGACGGCGTAGCCGGCACGCATCATCGGCGCATCGGCCGGAGGCCGATTCCGCTTGTCGTCATGCAACGCCAGCCTCGCGCGCGCGATGATTCCAGATTCTATTGATTCTATGATTCAGGGGTCGCCTAGTCGCTGATTTAAAACGATTAAATGGCCCGACCTACGACAAA contains these protein-coding regions:
- a CDS encoding SPOR domain-containing protein yields the protein MNRDDTARTWQLVMVGDGLHRITADAQADMARLLDLDPAISHLTVEVGDTSVHVARDWPSDRMEEADRLIDRIASSGVSAIVVHPRQDHPPRRLTIGE